A part of Neovison vison isolate M4711 chromosome 8, ASM_NN_V1, whole genome shotgun sequence genomic DNA contains:
- the GTF3C2 gene encoding general transcription factor 3C polypeptide 2 isoform X2, protein MDTCGVGCVALGEAGPVGSMTVLDSPGQEVLNQLDVKASSETTSAEASREMSLPAPLPGFEDSLGERRLPAEQESLSRLEQQDLSSEMSKVSKPRASKPGRKRGGSTRKGPKRPQQPNPPSAPLVPGLLDQSNPLSTPMPKKRGRRSKAELLLLKLSKDLDQPESPPPKRPPEDFETPPGERPRRRAAQVALLYLQELAEELSTALPAPVSCPESPKVSSPAKPKKNRQQTACQGGEQEDDTARDEDFVLQVEAEDGEESEAPSESSSEPEPVVPQSTPRGSMSGKQKPHCRGMAPNGLPNHIMAPVWKCLHLTKDLREQKHSYWEFAEWIPLAWKWHLLSELEAAPYLPQEEKSPLFSVQREGLPEDGTLYRINRFSSITAHPERWDVSFFTGGPLWALDWCPVPEGAAASQYVALFSSPDMNETHPLSQLHSGPGLLQVWGLGTLQPESCPGNRAHFVYGIACDHGCIWDLKFCPSGAWELPGTPRKAPLLPRLGLLALACSDGKVLLFSLPHPEALLAQQPPDAMKPAIYKVQCVATLQVGSMQASDPSECGQCLSLAWMPTRPHHHLAAGYYNGMVVFWNLPTNSPLQRIRLSDGSLKLYPFQCFLAHDQAVRTLQWCKANSHFLVSAGSDRKIKFWDLRRPYEPINSIKRFLSTELAWLLPYNGVTVAQDNCYASYGLCGIHYIDAGYLGFKAYFTAPRKGTVWSLSGSDWLGTIAAGDISGELIAAILPDMALNPINVKRPVERRFVRI, encoded by the exons ATGGATACCTGCGGGGTCGGCTGTGTTGCCCTGGGGGAGGCCGGCCCCGTGGGGAGCATGACTGTGTTAGACTCTCCTGGACAAGAGGTGCTAAATCAGCTTGATGTCAAGGCCTCTTCCGAAACAACTAGTGCTGAGGCTTCCAGAGAGATGTCTTTGCCTGCGCCTTTGCCTGGATTTGAGGACTCTCTTGGGGAgaggaggctccctgcagagcaagaaaGCCTCTCCAGACTTGAACAGCAAG ATCTTTCTTCAGAGATGTCAAAGGTCTCAAAGCCTAGGGCCTCAAAGCCTGGCCGGAAGAGAGGTGGTAGCACACGGAAAGGCCCCAAAAGGCCCCAACAGCCTAATCCTCCATCAGCCCCTCTGGTTCCTGGTCTCTTAGATCAATCCAACCCTCTATCCACCCCCATGCCTAAGAAACGAGGTCGAAGGTCCAAGGCAGAGCTGCTACTGCTGAAGTTGTCCAAAGACCTAGATCAGCCAGAGTCTCCACCTCCAAAGAGGCCCCCTGAGGACTTTGAGACCCCTCCTGGGGAACGACCCCGCCGAAGGGCTGCCCAAGT GGCACTTCTGTACCTTCAGGAATTGGCGGAAGAGCTCTCAACGGCCCTGCCTGCTCCAGTGTCCTGTCCTGAGAGCCCCAAGGTGAGCAGCCCTGCCAAACCGAAGAAAAACCGGCAGCAGACAGCCTGTCAAGGTGGAGAACAAGAGGATGACACTGCACGGGATGAAGACTTTGTTCTCCAGGTTGAGGCTGAAGATGGAGAGGAAAGCGAGGCCCCAAGCGAGAGCTCCTCTGAACCTGAGCCTGTGGTGCCTCAAAGCACCCCACGAGGATCCATGTCAGGG AAGCAGAAGCCACACTGCCGGGGAATGGCTCCCAATGGCTTACCAAATCACATCATGGCCCCTGTTTGGAAGTGCCTCCATCTCACCAAGGACCT CCGAGAACAGAAGCATTCATACTGGGAGTTTGCAGAATGGATTCCGCTGGCCTGGAAGTGGCACTTGTTATCTGAGCT tgaGGCAGCTCCCTACCTGCCCCAGGAGGAGAAGTCTCCACTGTTTTCTGTCCAGCGTGAAGGACTTCCAGAGGACGGCACACTCTACCGAATCAACAG ATTTAGCTCGATCACAGCACACCCGGAGCGCTGGGATGTGTCCTTCTTCACAGGGGGACCCCTCTGGGCTCTGGACTGGTGTCCAGTGCCAGAGGGGGCGGCAGCTTCGCAGTATGTGGCCCTTTTCTCCAGCCCTGACATGAATGAGAcacacccactgagccagcttcATTCGGGTCCTGGGCTGCTCCAAGTCTGGGGCCTTGGGACCTTGCAGCCAGAAAGCTG TCCTGGCAACAGGGCTCACTTTGTCTATGGGATTGCTTGTGACCACGGCTGCATCTGGGACCTCAAGTTCTGCCCCAGTGGAGCATGGGAACTTCCAGGCACCCCTCGGAAG GCTCCTCTCCTGCCCAGGTTGGGCCTCTTGGCTCTTGCCTGCTCCGATGGGAAGGTGCTGCTGTTCAGTCTCCCCCATCCAGAGGCCCTGCTGGCTCAGCAGCCCCCAG ATGCAATGAAGCCCGCCATCTATAAG GTACAATGTGTGGCAACCCTCCAGGTGGGGTCTATGCAAGCTTCGGACCCCTCTGAGTGCGGTCAGTGCCTTAGCCTGGCCTGGATGCCCACCCGGCCCCACCACCACCTGGCTGCTGGCTActacaatg GCATGGTGGTTTTCTGGAACCTTCCCACTAACTCACCCCTGCAGCGGATACGGCTCTCTGACGGCTCCTTGAAGCTCTACCCCTTTCAGTGTTTCCTAGCCCATGACCAGGCTGTGCGAACCCTTCAGTGGTGCAAAGCTAACAG TCATTTCCTTGTCTCTGCGGGGAGTGACCGCAAAATCAAATTCTGGGACCTTCGACGACCTTATGAACCCATAAACTCTATCAAGCGCTTCTTGAGTACAGAGCTGGCCTGGCTGCTCCCCTACAATGGTGTCACTGTGGCTCAGGACAACTGCTATGCCTC TTATGGACTCTGTGGGATTCATTATATTGATGCTGGTTACCTTGGTTTCAAGGCCTATTTCACTGCTCCTCGAAAAGGCACTGTCTGG AGTCTTTCAGGATCCGACTGGCTTGGGACAATAGCCGCAGGAGATATATCCGGGGAGCTCATTGCGGCCATATTGCCTGATATGGCACTGAACCCAATAAATGTCAAGCGACCTGTAGAGCGAAGATTCGTACGTATATGA
- the GTF3C2 gene encoding general transcription factor 3C polypeptide 2 isoform X1 yields the protein MDTCGVGCVALGEAGPVGSMTVLDSPGQEVLNQLDVKASSETTSAEASREMSLPAPLPGFEDSLGERRLPAEQESLSRLEQQDLSSEMSKVSKPRASKPGRKRGGSTRKGPKRPQQPNPPSAPLVPGLLDQSNPLSTPMPKKRGRRSKAELLLLKLSKDLDQPESPPPKRPPEDFETPPGERPRRRAAQVALLYLQELAEELSTALPAPVSCPESPKVSSPAKPKKNRQQTACQGGEQEDDTARDEDFVLQVEAEDGEESEAPSESSSEPEPVVPQSTPRGSMSGKQKPHCRGMAPNGLPNHIMAPVWKCLHLTKDLREQKHSYWEFAEWIPLAWKWHLLSELEAAPYLPQEEKSPLFSVQREGLPEDGTLYRINRFSSITAHPERWDVSFFTGGPLWALDWCPVPEGAAASQYVALFSSPDMNETHPLSQLHSGPGLLQVWGLGTLQPESCPGNRAHFVYGIACDHGCIWDLKFCPSGAWELPGTPRKAPLLPRLGLLALACSDGKVLLFSLPHPEALLAQQPPDAMKPAIYKVQCVATLQVGSMQASDPSECGQCLSLAWMPTRPHHHLAAGYYNGMVVFWNLPTNSPLQRIRLSDGSLKLYPFQCFLAHDQAVRTLQWCKANSHFLVSAGSDRKIKFWDLRRPYEPINSIKRFLSTELAWLLPYNGVTVAQDNCYASYGLCGIHYIDAGYLGFKAYFTAPRKGTVWSLSGSDWLGTIAAGDISGELIAAILPDMALNPINVKRPVERRFPIYKADLMPYQDSREGRDHSSASAEAPNPPKARTYAETVNHHYLLFQDTDLGSFHDLLHREPMLRMQEGEGHSQLCLDRLQLEAIHKVRFSPNLDSYGWLVSGGQSGLVRIHFVRALTSPLGHRMQLESRAHFSAMFQPSSPIKGPGFPPTSHCLLPGP from the exons ATGGATACCTGCGGGGTCGGCTGTGTTGCCCTGGGGGAGGCCGGCCCCGTGGGGAGCATGACTGTGTTAGACTCTCCTGGACAAGAGGTGCTAAATCAGCTTGATGTCAAGGCCTCTTCCGAAACAACTAGTGCTGAGGCTTCCAGAGAGATGTCTTTGCCTGCGCCTTTGCCTGGATTTGAGGACTCTCTTGGGGAgaggaggctccctgcagagcaagaaaGCCTCTCCAGACTTGAACAGCAAG ATCTTTCTTCAGAGATGTCAAAGGTCTCAAAGCCTAGGGCCTCAAAGCCTGGCCGGAAGAGAGGTGGTAGCACACGGAAAGGCCCCAAAAGGCCCCAACAGCCTAATCCTCCATCAGCCCCTCTGGTTCCTGGTCTCTTAGATCAATCCAACCCTCTATCCACCCCCATGCCTAAGAAACGAGGTCGAAGGTCCAAGGCAGAGCTGCTACTGCTGAAGTTGTCCAAAGACCTAGATCAGCCAGAGTCTCCACCTCCAAAGAGGCCCCCTGAGGACTTTGAGACCCCTCCTGGGGAACGACCCCGCCGAAGGGCTGCCCAAGT GGCACTTCTGTACCTTCAGGAATTGGCGGAAGAGCTCTCAACGGCCCTGCCTGCTCCAGTGTCCTGTCCTGAGAGCCCCAAGGTGAGCAGCCCTGCCAAACCGAAGAAAAACCGGCAGCAGACAGCCTGTCAAGGTGGAGAACAAGAGGATGACACTGCACGGGATGAAGACTTTGTTCTCCAGGTTGAGGCTGAAGATGGAGAGGAAAGCGAGGCCCCAAGCGAGAGCTCCTCTGAACCTGAGCCTGTGGTGCCTCAAAGCACCCCACGAGGATCCATGTCAGGG AAGCAGAAGCCACACTGCCGGGGAATGGCTCCCAATGGCTTACCAAATCACATCATGGCCCCTGTTTGGAAGTGCCTCCATCTCACCAAGGACCT CCGAGAACAGAAGCATTCATACTGGGAGTTTGCAGAATGGATTCCGCTGGCCTGGAAGTGGCACTTGTTATCTGAGCT tgaGGCAGCTCCCTACCTGCCCCAGGAGGAGAAGTCTCCACTGTTTTCTGTCCAGCGTGAAGGACTTCCAGAGGACGGCACACTCTACCGAATCAACAG ATTTAGCTCGATCACAGCACACCCGGAGCGCTGGGATGTGTCCTTCTTCACAGGGGGACCCCTCTGGGCTCTGGACTGGTGTCCAGTGCCAGAGGGGGCGGCAGCTTCGCAGTATGTGGCCCTTTTCTCCAGCCCTGACATGAATGAGAcacacccactgagccagcttcATTCGGGTCCTGGGCTGCTCCAAGTCTGGGGCCTTGGGACCTTGCAGCCAGAAAGCTG TCCTGGCAACAGGGCTCACTTTGTCTATGGGATTGCTTGTGACCACGGCTGCATCTGGGACCTCAAGTTCTGCCCCAGTGGAGCATGGGAACTTCCAGGCACCCCTCGGAAG GCTCCTCTCCTGCCCAGGTTGGGCCTCTTGGCTCTTGCCTGCTCCGATGGGAAGGTGCTGCTGTTCAGTCTCCCCCATCCAGAGGCCCTGCTGGCTCAGCAGCCCCCAG ATGCAATGAAGCCCGCCATCTATAAG GTACAATGTGTGGCAACCCTCCAGGTGGGGTCTATGCAAGCTTCGGACCCCTCTGAGTGCGGTCAGTGCCTTAGCCTGGCCTGGATGCCCACCCGGCCCCACCACCACCTGGCTGCTGGCTActacaatg GCATGGTGGTTTTCTGGAACCTTCCCACTAACTCACCCCTGCAGCGGATACGGCTCTCTGACGGCTCCTTGAAGCTCTACCCCTTTCAGTGTTTCCTAGCCCATGACCAGGCTGTGCGAACCCTTCAGTGGTGCAAAGCTAACAG TCATTTCCTTGTCTCTGCGGGGAGTGACCGCAAAATCAAATTCTGGGACCTTCGACGACCTTATGAACCCATAAACTCTATCAAGCGCTTCTTGAGTACAGAGCTGGCCTGGCTGCTCCCCTACAATGGTGTCACTGTGGCTCAGGACAACTGCTATGCCTC TTATGGACTCTGTGGGATTCATTATATTGATGCTGGTTACCTTGGTTTCAAGGCCTATTTCACTGCTCCTCGAAAAGGCACTGTCTGG AGTCTTTCAGGATCCGACTGGCTTGGGACAATAGCCGCAGGAGATATATCCGGGGAGCTCATTGCGGCCATATTGCCTGATATGGCACTGAACCCAATAAATGTCAAGCGACCTGTAGAGCGAAGATTC CCTATATATAAAGCAGATCTGATGCCATATCAGGACAGCCGTGAAGGTCGAGACCATTCTTCTGCTTCAGCTGAGGCCCCCAACCCTCCCAAAGCTCGGACTTACGCTGAAACTGTCAACCATCACTACTTGCTCTTTCAAGATACAGATTTG GGTTCCTTCCACgatctgctccacagggagccgaTGCTGCGCAtgcaggaaggagaggggcaTTCGCAGCTCTGCCTGGACAGGCTGCAGCTGGAGGCGATTCACAAG